The following nucleotide sequence is from Acyrthosiphon pisum isolate AL4f chromosome A2, pea_aphid_22Mar2018_4r6ur, whole genome shotgun sequence.
AGCATCCGGTCGTGGGTCACGTTCAGCTGAAAGCCCAGCCTGCTAGCAACGTGGTGCTGCAGATTGTGGCCCACCCGCAAGTCTTGCACCACCGGTACGCCCAGCGGCCGCAGATCCTCTGCCGGCCCGATGCCGGACAGCATGAGTAAGTGCGCAGACCCGATAACGCCCGCGCACAGGATCACCTCCTTCCTGGCCATCAGCCGCCTGGTACGGTTCGCGCTGTCCACGTACTCGACGCCGTGCACCGACCGCCGGTCCGCGGCCACAAGCAGTCGGGTCACGTGGCGGTTGGTTTTGACGCGCAGGTGTCCACGGCTCCTCAGGTGTGGCCGTAGGTACGCCGTGGGCGTCGTAACCCGGACCTTTGCACTGTTGATCATGAGCTGCGCGATCGAGAAACCCATCGGGTCCGGTTCACTCATGTCCATCTCCGAGTACCCCAATTCCCGGGCAGCCTCCATCAGCGTTCGAGCTATCGGCAAAATTTCCGTGGGCTTTTGCACGGGCATCGGGCCCCGAGTCCCGTGGATTTCCGTGTTGTAGTCCCTGTTGTTCTCAGACATCTTGAAAAACGGCAACACGTCATCATATCCCCACCCGACGTTACCGTCCCTCAACCACCCGTCGTAAACGTCCCGGTGCCCTCTCGAGTACATCGAACCTTAAACAGGGTTGAATGTTATACGATTAGATCGGTATTTGGTGATTTGTTTGTGCaagttttcttttaaaatgaGTGTGTCCTACACTTTTCGATTTCGACTTATCCCGTCTACAATTGAAGACCTGAGAGCAACAACATAAAATCTccatattttggcaaaaattagtttttcattgcacattattaagttaaaaaaactaAGTCGTTTGTTGTAATAACCAGATATATCcatttatataatgttgtaaATGGAGGTGTCTAGTTTCTATTATAGTACAACGAGACAACTCCaagcataatttttttgattttgagacTTTTgagactttttaattttaacaatattattgtatacttatgCAAATTGAAgttagattaaatatatttttttgttaatttttaaagcattttcaAGTGCCTCCTgagaaattgtattaattggagatatatttttgttgcaCTCAGGTCATTTGTCGATACCTAACAGAaactctaatataatattatgtattttagcaGTGCTATCGTAATAGAAAAAAGAAACTCATTTACATTaagtataactatttaagtatgaCGTTGGTAAAATAATTTCCTACTTTTGAAAACATATCCAATAGAATGGAATACATTGctgtatattatggtatgtgtgtattaaaatgtgttaacattttttggAAACTTCTACTAAAGAGTCATACTCATCCATAATTGTAGCTCGTTTAACTATGTACGTCAACATTTAACATTAGCCAGCCATTACTAATGCGTAGATCACACACTCAACCCttggccatattttatttttcaaatgatcaTATGGAAACTGTCATCGTGGAGTTTGAAGTATATTTACCCGACAGTGAAGCTGTTCCTCCCAACAATCTTCCTCGGGGCCAACCGCACACTCCCCCGTATGCCAAACAAGCGTGTTTTTGCGGCGTCGTAATATACTGCCAATCGTACTTCGTGGCTATTGCCGAACTCAGCAAAGCGGGAATATCGATGGCCGCCGGTTGCTCTGGACCGGATTCGAAAAGGGTCACCGTCCAGTTAGGGTTTTCCGACAGTCTACCGGCCACTACGGGACctgaaaatttacaataaattgtgcGTCTTAGTGCGGGCCTGTGGTTCagtatttttcaagttttttcagCAGTgacccatataaatatatataataaagttaaaacttaaaattattattattctgaatcATTTGGAGTTAACATAGTGTAAATAGTAAAGTGAAAGTTCTAATGGGGTATTCTCTCAAACCGCATTCCACACACATTTATCGAAGAAAATGAAAGTCTccgtaaatattttacttgtaaataatatgctaataattTGGAACGTGAAAAGCTAATAATGTCATAAGTAAGTAATGTATACAGCCAAAGAAGTTTTTCAGGCTTGGTCGTAAAATTGGTTGTTATTTTAACAAACGTGCTATTCTgggtttttcataatttattattctattcgtTTTGTGtcctttatttattaaaactgtatacattttcaaattgtgacctttaacattaatattaaattaccaaaGATAGTATTTTACTGAACATATTTAAGTACATTAACCTAATACAGcagatactaataatataataattgtactataattaaaagtttagatAGGATCAGAATGATagtcttaaaatgtataaaacatttaccCTTCTCAATTCCTTcagctattataattatatttaattatacatcagAAGTCAGATTCATTACtcgaaaaataacaaaatgtttaaaaacaatatctcaatgagaattaaaaattaa
It contains:
- the LOC100162078 gene encoding glucose dehydrogenase [FAD, quinone] isoform X2, with the protein product MIAADILIRSDCALIDSCRRVVEQPHDDVDEVDFIVVGGGVAGPVVAGRLSENPNWTVTLFESGPEQPAAIDIPALLSSAIATKYDWQYITTPQKHACLAYGGVCGWPRGRLLGGTASLSGSMYSRGHRDVYDGWLRDGNVGWGYDDVLPFFKMSENNRDYNTEIHGTRGPMPVQKPTEILPIARTLMEAARELGYSEMDMSEPDPMGFSIAQLMINSAKVRVTTPTAYLRPHLRSRGHLRVKTNRHVTRLLVAADRRSVHGVEYVDSANRTRRLMARKEVILCAGVIGSAHLLMLSGIGPAEDLRPLGVPVVQDLRVGHNLQHHVASRLGFQLNVTHDRMLTYEAIGQYMKQRSGPLSTTGGLQVSAFLRSDRAGPTDPADVQLFFDGFSPNCAYAQPVYGGCKATTDLVRMNVRPVNVRPRSRGTIRLASADPFVRPRIDPNYLATEEDADVLVWGLRLANDLVHTKALQQLGATVDRSPVDHCNKHTFATDPYWRCLVRYHTRGENHHAGTCKMGPASDPTAVVDPELRVHRVRGLRVADASVFPTQPNCNPIAPVIMVAEKAAKFIKNTWR